GGACCTCGGCGAGGCCCTTGGTGGAGCGCGCGCCCGACGTTAGTTGGAGAACGCTTGTTGAATCTGCTCCTCCGTGTGCACTTGCCTCTCGCGATCGGGCACCGTGAAGGTCAGTTTTTTGAAGATTTTTTGGGCTAAAAAGGAGACGAAGTTGGTGAGACCCGAGAACAACGACGAAGGCTGCCACCGAGCTACCTCGGTGGCAGCCTCCCAACTTCCCCCTCATGCTCCACTGCCCGAGCATCAGGCCGTGCTCGGCGAGAGCCGCGATCTACGCCTCGCTGAGCTCGGCCTGATGCTAAGGCTGGTTGTTGACCCAGCTGCCCAGCTTCACCTCAACCTGCTCGACCTGGTCGACGCCCTCGGAGCCGGCCACCACCGACGCCGAGGACCGATCCACCACGTGCGGCATCGAGTCCGGGAAACCGCACTGGCACTCCTGAGCTGCGCCCGTCAAAGGCGCGGCGCTGTCGTTGCGTCGGGCAGTTCGTCCTGTCACCAGCCCAGCACGCGCGTAGGGTGGAAACCGCTGGCCGGTAGCCGCCGCAGTTGCCGGGGTCGATCGCGCGCAGCCAGGGGCGCCGCAGCCGGCCGAGAGGAACGAATGATCATGGGCATACTGTTTCGCCTACTCGCCCCGAAACCGGTCAAGAAGATCCGGCACGCTGCGCACCCGGTACGCAATGCCAAGCGTGCCGTCACGCCGAAGCCAATTCGGCAGGTCCGACGCGCAGCGCACCCGATCGGCATGGTGGAACGAGGCGTAGAAAACAGCGTCGTGCGGGCCGTACGCGGCAGCGGGAGGACAGCTCCCCGCAGGGCCGGTAGTGGCGGAGCGGTCTACTACGGCACGTGCGGCATCCATCACCGGCGCCCGGACACAGCCGCCAACTGCAAGGATTGCGCGGCGGTCGATGCGGAGCTGGCCGTCCGGGCTGTTGAGGCGGAAGCCGCCCGTGCCGAGGCCGCCCGCATCGAAGCTGAGATCGCCCGAGAGGCAGCCCATGCCGAGGCCACCCGGGAAGCAGCAGCCGAGGCCGCTCGCGTCCGACGCGAGGCCATCCTGGCCGACCACAAGCGAGCCGCCGAAACCAATCGGCAGCAACGAGAGGCAGCCAAGCGGGCTGCACCGGCTGCCGACCCGAACGAGGCCCGCCGCGCGGCCAAGATCGCCGCCGAACTGGCCTTTGAGCAAGCTGAGTTGAGATTCCGGCAGGCAGCCGACCCCGTCGACAGGACCCACTAGGTGACAGGTGTTGCTCCTCTGAGCATCCCCACGCGATTGCTGGCCCGACTCGCCGCAGGGGCGAGCCCGGACCAACCCACCAGCCTGGCCGTGCGGCCCGCTACGCCCACTCCACGCCGTGCTCGGCGAGCTGGGCGAGCTGGCCCGGGGTGAGCTTCGCCCGGCGGGCCTTCTGGTTGTTGAGCCAGGTGCCGAGCGCCACGTGCTGCACCACGACCCGGTCCTCCCCGTTAGGGCCGGCCTCCGCAGTCTCCAGCGGCTGCTTGTGTGGGCGCGGAACCCGCGGGTGGCCGTGCTGCTCGACGAAGGCTGCCAGCGCGGCCACACCCTGAGCGAACCGGTCCGTGCGGGACACCGTCGGCTTCGCCTCTGCGGCTACCAGCTCGGGGTCCTCCTCGATGCCGATCGCGGCCAGGAGGTCCTTCTGATCCTCCTCCAGACCAGGGAAGCCAGCGCGCTGCGCCTGCACCCACCGGCCGAGCTGCTCACCCTCGAACACTGTGGACTCCGGCAGCTGCGCCCAGTCGACCTGGCCGTCGGACTCCAGCCACCACTGTCGGGCGGTGGCGTAGGCGCGCTGCCAGGTGATCGGCCAGGCCGGGCACCACCACGGGTCGATTTTCTCCAGCGCCCGGCGACGCTCCGGCGACAGGGCGCCCTGCTCGCCCGCTGGCACCTGTGCCGCGGCCCGCAGTTCAGACAGCCATGTGCCGATCGCGTATCCGCCGACGGAGGCCCGCGCCGGCGCCGCCAGAGAGCCGCCGTGGTCCTTCGCCCAGACCTGCGCCCAGTCCAGGCCGGCTTCGAAGCGGGCGTCGGAGACGGAC
The sequence above is drawn from the Kitasatospora sp. NBC_00315 genome and encodes:
- a CDS encoding helicase associated domain-containing protein gives rise to the protein RTTGRSAEAAFAPGEGGGGGTGGAGAFTLPVRFENDPGDDVLALFIASRVLTSETQLWREAIGHVRHWFKETGGLDVPYSALVGENQNFPLGKWLSDRRVEKAAGELASWRVTQLDGFGMIWSVSDARFEAGLDWAQVWAKDHGGSLAAPARASVGGYAIGTWLSELRAAAQVPAGEQGALSPERRRALEKIDPWWCPAWPITWQRAYATARQWWLESDGQVDWAQLPESTVFEGEQLGRWVQAQRAGFPGLEEDQKDLLAAIGIEEDPELVAAEAKPTVSRTDRFAQGVAALAAFVEQHGHPRVPRPHKQPLETAEAGPNGEDRVVVQHVALGTWLNNQKARRAKLTPGQLAQLAEHGVEWA